The Panacibacter microcysteis DNA window CTTTCGTGTTTGATGGACCTATTTTTAAAACGCCCGTAAATTTTACCAAAGGCGACGTGGTGCGTAAAACATATGCGGCACCCGCCGGTAGCCCTGTACCAGACTATGGCTTTTATTTCTGCGATCTCCTGCCTTTGTATACATGATCATATAATAAGCGGTGCACCATTTTCTGCATTTTCTGCTTTACGATTCATCAGTCACCATTGCCCATTCCCGATTCCCGATACGTACCTTTACTAAAAATGACGCCATGCCAATCGACATCAGCAAACTTATCACCGTCATCTTTACGCTGTTTGCCGTTATAGATATTGTTGGTTCTATTCCCGTTCTTATTGGTTTGAAAGGCAAAATGGGCAGTATAAGAACGCTGCAGGCAACAGTGGTTTCCGGTGTGTTTATGGTAGGTTTTCTTTTTGTGGGTGAGCAGTTCCTGGCTATTCTCAGTCTCGATGTTCATTCGTTTGCCGTTGGAGGTTCTATTGTAATATTTTTGATAGGGCTCGAAATGGTATTAGGTAAAGAAATATTTCACAGCGAAACCAATGCAAAAAGCGGAACGGTTGTGCCCATCGCTTTTCCTATAATAGCGGGCAGTGGTACACTTACCACCGTTATGTCGCTCAAAGCAAACTATGAAGACTGGTACATACTTATTGGCATTATTATAAACCTTGTTATCGTGTACCTGGTGCTAAGATCACTCAGTTATATAGAGCGTGTGTTGGGAGAAGCAGGACTGGCGGCCATCCGCAAGTTTTTTGGTGTTATACTTCTTGCCATTGCCGTAAAGATTTTTGGTACCAATGTATCGCAGTTTATAAAATAATGTACTTGGCTGCATTGCTACTATCGCCGCCTGTTGTGTCACTCACTTGTACGGCTGAATCAATATTGGGCAAGTTTATACGCAGCAACGTATAAACTATAAGCAATGCGTTAACAGTCATGGTAAAATGATCATATGAGTGCTGTATTGAAATGATTGCCAAACAATTCTTTGCCGCAAAAACCCCCGAAATTGGCGGATTACGCATGCATGGCCAATCAAACAGTAAATTAATTTTGACACAAAAAAACCAGTGAAACAAATCTTTATCAATCTGCCGGTAAAAGATGTAGAAGCATCAATGCAATTCTACAAAGAATTAGGTTTTACACTTAACCCTTTATTCACTTTTAACGACCAGAAATGCATGGTATGGACTGACCGGATCTATGTGATGTTACAGACACTCGAAATGTCTAAAAAAAGGGAGAAAAAAAATATTGCTGACCCTAAAACAAACAGAATTGCAACATTTACACTTCCTGTAGAAAGTCTTGAGACGGTCAATGAAATGATGGAACGGGGGTTAAAAGCAGGTGGAGCGGAATCAACAGAATTGATTGATGAAGGCTTTATGCAAATTAGAAACATTGAAGATTTAGACGGGCACAATTGGGCTGTAATGTTTCTTGATGTTGATAAATTTAAAACAATAACAGGTAAATAAGCAGTATGGAAAACCATCACATACAGCTTTGCTAAGCCAGGTTTTACGAAGTTGATTTACCTCTGTCTTCATATGCCTGCAATATGAGCACTTACTTTTGAGTTTACCAGATAATAAGTAACTAAAGTCATAAGCCGAAGCCTAAGCTCATAGCTGATATGCTGTACAAGAGTGCGACGCAAGAGGTGATGCCATAAAAAACTACAGCCCGGCCCATAAAAAAGCCCCCTGAATGATCAGGAGGGCTTATCCAAACACCGCACCAAAGCATTTTAACGAAGCGGGAAATGAACACCTGCGCGTAAAGACAGGTTATTCATATTGCTGTAGCCAAACTTTTTATATGAAACATAGTTGTAATCTGCACCCAAACTAAAGCCTGATGCGCCGCCTTTACTAAACGGCATCATTATACCGGCACCTGCCTGTGCCGTAAATGAACCACTGGTAGATGAACTGCCGAACTGGCCGAGATACTGTTTAAAATCTATAAGGCTTACACCTGCACCCGCAGATATGTAAGGCTGTATAAATGATCCGGTGCCACCAAGCGGTTTAAATGTTCCTTTGGCCAGCAAGGGCACAGATTGTATGGAATTGGTAAGTAC harbors:
- a CDS encoding MarC family protein, with the protein product MPIDISKLITVIFTLFAVIDIVGSIPVLIGLKGKMGSIRTLQATVVSGVFMVGFLFVGEQFLAILSLDVHSFAVGGSIVIFLIGLEMVLGKEIFHSETNAKSGTVVPIAFPIIAGSGTLTTVMSLKANYEDWYILIGIIINLVIVYLVLRSLSYIERVLGEAGLAAIRKFFGVILLAIAVKIFGTNVSQFIK
- a CDS encoding outer membrane beta-barrel protein, producing MKNIRYTGALMVLFLIAAVSASAQQKGMLKLDLNYNYSIPLGSFKNDIISNASPRGVTGALMYGINEKWSAGVQFGYQDYYQKYPRAIYKTGDNEETSAVLTNSIQSVPLLAKGTFKPLGGTGSFIQPYISAGAGVSLIDFKQYLGQFGSSSTSGSFTAQAGAGIMMPFSKGGASGFSLGADYNYVSYKKFGYSNMNNLSLRAGVHFPLR
- a CDS encoding VOC family protein, whose protein sequence is MKQIFINLPVKDVEASMQFYKELGFTLNPLFTFNDQKCMVWTDRIYVMLQTLEMSKKREKKNIADPKTNRIATFTLPVESLETVNEMMERGLKAGGAESTELIDEGFMQIRNIEDLDGHNWAVMFLDVDKFKTITGK